In Cupriavidus taiwanensis, the following proteins share a genomic window:
- a CDS encoding symmetrical bis(5'-nucleosyl)-tetraphosphatase: MPDHKVTHTSLYAIGDLQGCAPSLDALLARLPPQPTVRLVGDLVNRGPASLQTLRTIRAMGDGIETVLGNHDIHLLAVASGVRKKGRHDTLDDILAAPDRNDLLTWLRHRPLALLENNFLLVHAGVLPQWTAAQVIDLAHEVEEQLQGPNWQGFLADIFGNTPDRWHDGLRGIDRHRVVVNALTRLRYCTIDGVMDFKAKDGPGKAPEGFMPWFDVPGRRTEAVTVVCGHWSTLGLVMRPNLMALDTGCVWGGKLTAARLAHDPAERTVIQVDCPQYCDPLA, encoded by the coding sequence ATGCCTGACCATAAAGTCACACATACATCACTTTACGCCATCGGTGACCTGCAAGGCTGCGCACCCTCGCTGGACGCCTTGCTGGCTCGCCTGCCCCCGCAACCCACAGTGCGCCTCGTCGGCGATCTCGTCAACCGGGGCCCTGCCTCTCTTCAAACCCTGCGCACCATCCGCGCCATGGGTGACGGGATTGAAACCGTCCTCGGCAACCACGACATCCACCTTCTCGCCGTCGCATCGGGTGTCCGCAAGAAGGGCCGCCACGACACCCTCGACGACATCCTCGCCGCCCCCGACCGTAACGACCTGCTCACTTGGCTCCGCCACCGCCCGCTCGCCTTGCTGGAAAACAACTTCCTGCTGGTCCACGCCGGTGTGCTGCCCCAGTGGACCGCGGCCCAGGTGATCGACCTCGCCCATGAAGTCGAAGAGCAGCTGCAGGGCCCCAACTGGCAAGGCTTCCTCGCCGACATCTTCGGCAACACGCCTGACCGCTGGCACGACGGCCTGCGCGGCATCGACCGTCACCGCGTGGTGGTGAATGCCCTCACCCGACTGCGCTACTGCACGATCGACGGGGTGATGGACTTCAAGGCCAAGGACGGCCCGGGCAAGGCGCCGGAGGGGTTCATGCCATGGTTCGACGTGCCGGGGCGGCGCACCGAGGCGGTGACGGTGGTCTGCGGGCACTGGTCGACGCTGGGCCTGGTCATGCGCCCGAACCTGATGGCGCTGGATACGGGTTGCGTCTGGGGTGGCAAGCTGACGGCGGCGCGCCTGGCGCACGACCCGGCCGAGCGGACCGTGATCCAGGTGGATTGCCCGCAATATTGCGATCCGCTGGCTTGA
- a CDS encoding lysophospholipid acyltransferase family protein, which translates to MIWLRKTALVLHLLRGLLTCALLFPWLGVRSRAWHIRRWSRRLLRICGVEVEVVDATGAAHTGAARQGAMVVSNHISWLDIYVIHSWQPVRFVAKSEIRSWPLIGWLCDKTGTIFIERARKRDAHRVLHDITDVMLQGDLVGVFPEGTTTDGTSVLPFHANLMQAPISGGLPVQPLGLNYLDAATGQPTLAAAYIGDTTLLQSLEAVLRAPRIKARLVAGPALVPASGDRRELAASAREVVAHLSQGAAEHAATAAQRLNQPSESGGAAQRASAAIG; encoded by the coding sequence ATGATCTGGCTGCGCAAGACCGCACTGGTCCTGCACCTGCTGCGCGGGTTGCTGACCTGCGCCTTGCTGTTCCCATGGCTGGGCGTGCGCTCGCGCGCATGGCATATCCGGCGCTGGTCGCGGCGGCTGTTGCGGATCTGCGGGGTGGAGGTGGAGGTGGTCGACGCCACCGGCGCCGCGCACACCGGCGCCGCACGGCAGGGCGCGATGGTGGTGTCCAACCACATTTCGTGGCTGGACATCTACGTCATCCACAGCTGGCAACCAGTGCGCTTCGTCGCCAAGTCCGAGATCCGCAGCTGGCCACTGATCGGCTGGCTGTGCGACAAGACCGGCACCATCTTCATCGAACGGGCGCGCAAGCGTGACGCGCACCGCGTGTTGCATGACATTACGGATGTGATGCTGCAGGGGGACCTGGTCGGGGTGTTTCCGGAAGGGACGACGACGGATGGGACCAGCGTGCTGCCGTTCCATGCCAACCTGATGCAGGCGCCGATTTCAGGCGGCCTGCCGGTGCAGCCATTGGGGCTGAACTACCTCGATGCTGCCACCGGCCAGCCGACGCTGGCCGCCGCCTATATCGGCGACACCACGCTGCTGCAATCGCTGGAGGCGGTCTTGCGTGCGCCGCGGATCAAGGCGCGGCTGGTGGCCGGGCCGGCGCTGGTGCCGGCCTCGGGCGACCGCCGCGAACTGGCGGCTTCTGCAAGGGAAGTCGTCGCCCATCTCAGCCAGGGTGCCGCGGAGCACGCCGCCACGGCCGCGCAACGGCTGAATCAGCCCTCAGAATCGGGCGGGGCCGCACAGCGGGCGTCCGCTGCCATCGGCTAG
- a CDS encoding dihydroorotase, translating to MKIHIQGGRLIDPASNTDAAQDLYIAAGKIVGVGSAPADFTANKVIDAKGLIVCPGLVDLSARLREPGYEYKATLESEVAAATAGGVTSLVCPPDTDPVLDEPGLVEMLKFRARTLNQTHVYPLGALTLGLKGETLTEMGQLTEAGCVGFSQAEAPVRNTQVLLRALQYAQTFGFTVWLRPEDPFLGGGVAASGAVASRLGLSGVSVIAETVRLHTIFELMRSTGARVHLCRLSSAAGLELVRQAKREGLKVTCDVNIHHVSLTDMDIGYFNSQMRFSPPLRSPRDRDAIVAALADGTIDALCSDHTPVDDDEKLLPFAEASPGATGLELLLPLTLRWASEHKVPLAQALARITSEPARVIGLKAGTLAVGSAADVCVFDPKQVWKVDRRSLKSQGKNSPWLGYEMEGKVRMTLVGGQVVYGNHAQA from the coding sequence ATGAAGATTCACATCCAGGGCGGCCGCCTGATCGATCCGGCCAGCAACACCGACGCCGCGCAGGACCTCTATATCGCCGCCGGCAAGATCGTCGGCGTCGGCAGCGCCCCGGCGGACTTCACCGCCAACAAGGTCATCGACGCCAAGGGGCTGATCGTGTGCCCGGGCCTGGTCGACCTGTCCGCGCGCCTGCGCGAGCCCGGCTACGAATACAAGGCCACGCTCGAATCCGAGGTCGCGGCCGCCACCGCCGGCGGCGTGACCAGCCTGGTCTGCCCGCCCGACACCGACCCGGTGCTCGACGAGCCCGGCCTGGTCGAAATGCTGAAGTTTCGCGCGCGCACGCTGAACCAGACCCACGTCTACCCGCTGGGCGCGCTGACGCTGGGCCTGAAGGGCGAGACCCTGACCGAGATGGGCCAGCTGACCGAGGCCGGCTGCGTCGGCTTCAGCCAGGCCGAGGCGCCGGTGCGCAACACCCAGGTGCTGCTGCGCGCGCTGCAATACGCGCAGACCTTCGGCTTCACCGTGTGGCTGCGCCCGGAAGACCCGTTCCTGGGCGGCGGCGTCGCCGCCAGCGGCGCGGTGGCATCGCGCCTGGGCCTGTCCGGCGTGTCGGTCATCGCCGAAACCGTGCGCCTGCACACCATCTTCGAGCTGATGCGCAGCACCGGCGCGCGCGTCCACCTGTGCCGCCTGTCGTCCGCCGCCGGCCTGGAACTGGTGCGCCAGGCCAAGCGCGAAGGCCTGAAGGTGACCTGCGACGTCAATATCCACCACGTCTCGCTGACCGACATGGATATCGGCTACTTCAATTCGCAGATGCGCTTCTCGCCGCCGCTGCGCAGCCCGCGCGACCGCGACGCCATCGTCGCCGCGCTGGCCGACGGCACCATCGACGCGCTGTGCTCCGACCATACGCCGGTCGACGACGACGAGAAACTGCTGCCCTTCGCCGAGGCGTCCCCCGGCGCAACCGGCCTGGAACTGCTGCTGCCGCTGACCCTGCGCTGGGCCAGCGAGCACAAGGTCCCGCTGGCCCAGGCGCTGGCCCGCATCACCTCCGAACCCGCCCGCGTGATCGGCCTCAAGGCCGGCACCCTCGCCGTCGGCAGCGCCGCCGACGTGTGCGTGTTCGATCCGAAGCAAGTCTGGAAGGTCGACCGCCGCTCCCTCAAGAGCCAGGGCAAGAACTCGCCGTGGCTCGGCTACGAAATGGAAGGCAAGGTCCGCATGACCCTGGTCGGCGGGCAAGTCGTCTACGGCAACCACGCCCAGGCATGA
- a CDS encoding aspartate carbamoyltransferase catalytic subunit, whose protein sequence is MTKTFRNPQLTKNGELKHLLSIEGLSRDMITHILDTASQFVSLSDSDRDVKKVPLLRGKSVFNLFFENSTRTRTTFEIAAKRLSADVLNLNINASSTSKGESLLDTINNLSAMSADMFVVRHASSGAPYLIAEHVAPHVHVINAGDGRHAHPTQGLLDMYTIRHFKKDFTNLTVAIVGDILHSRVARSDIHALTTLGVPEVRAIGPRTLLPSGLEQMGVRVFHSMEEGLKGVDVVIMLRLQNERMSGALLPSAQEYFKAYGLTPERLALARPDAIVMHPGPMNRGVEIDSAVADGSQSVILNQVTFGIAVRMAVMGIVAGNND, encoded by the coding sequence ATGACCAAGACGTTCCGCAACCCGCAGCTCACCAAGAACGGCGAACTGAAGCACCTGCTGTCGATCGAGGGGTTGTCGCGTGACATGATCACGCACATCCTCGACACCGCCAGCCAGTTTGTGTCGCTGTCCGACTCCGACCGCGATGTCAAGAAGGTGCCGCTGCTGCGCGGCAAGAGCGTGTTCAACCTGTTCTTCGAGAACTCCACCCGCACCCGCACCACCTTCGAGATCGCCGCCAAGCGGCTGTCGGCGGACGTGCTGAACCTGAACATCAACGCGTCGTCGACCAGCAAGGGCGAGTCGCTGCTGGACACCATCAACAACCTGTCGGCGATGTCCGCCGACATGTTCGTGGTGCGCCATGCCAGCTCGGGCGCGCCCTACCTGATTGCCGAGCACGTCGCCCCGCACGTGCACGTGATCAACGCCGGCGACGGCCGCCACGCCCACCCGACGCAGGGCCTGCTGGACATGTACACGATCCGGCATTTCAAGAAGGACTTCACCAACCTGACGGTGGCCATCGTCGGCGACATCCTGCACTCGCGCGTGGCGCGTTCCGACATCCATGCGCTGACCACGCTGGGCGTGCCCGAGGTGCGCGCCATCGGCCCGCGCACGCTGCTGCCGTCCGGGCTGGAGCAGATGGGCGTGCGCGTGTTCCACAGCATGGAAGAGGGCCTCAAGGGCGTCGACGTCGTGATCATGCTGCGGCTGCAGAACGAGCGCATGAGCGGCGCGCTGCTGCCGTCCGCGCAGGAATACTTCAAGGCCTACGGCCTGACGCCGGAGCGCCTGGCGCTGGCCAGGCCCGACGCCATCGTGATGCACCCGGGGCCGATGAACCGCGGCGTCGAGATCGACTCCGCCGTGGCCGATGGCTCCCAGTCCGTGATCCTGAACCAGGTGACCTTCGGCATCGCCGTGCGCATGGCCGTGATGGGCATCGTCGCCGGGAACAACGACTGA
- the pyrR gene encoding bifunctional pyr operon transcriptional regulator/uracil phosphoribosyltransferase PyrR: MTQISVPDAESLYRKLLEQAQALIPEAERARWSVAGIHSGGAWIAARLAADLQLPEHGVINVAFHRDDYAKKGLHSQAQPTTLPFAVDERNILLIDDVLATGRTIRAAVNELFDYGRPARVALGVLVDRGGRQLPIAADLCAGEMALPPGTTLVLSRQGEGAAAQFTFATEPTDSATG, translated from the coding sequence ATGACGCAGATTTCCGTTCCCGACGCCGAGTCGCTGTACCGCAAGCTGCTGGAGCAGGCGCAGGCACTGATCCCCGAGGCCGAGCGCGCGCGCTGGTCGGTGGCCGGCATCCATTCCGGCGGGGCATGGATCGCCGCGCGCCTGGCGGCGGACCTGCAGTTGCCCGAGCACGGCGTGATCAACGTCGCCTTCCATCGCGACGACTATGCCAAGAAGGGCCTGCACAGCCAGGCCCAGCCAACCACGCTGCCGTTTGCCGTGGACGAGCGCAACATCCTGCTGATCGACGACGTGCTGGCCACCGGCCGCACCATCCGCGCCGCCGTCAACGAGCTGTTCGACTACGGCCGCCCCGCGCGCGTGGCGCTGGGCGTGCTGGTGGACCGCGGCGGGCGCCAGCTGCCGATCGCCGCCGACCTGTGCGCCGGCGAGATGGCGCTGCCGCCCGGCACGACCCTGGTGCTGTCGCGCCAGGGCGAAGGCGCCGCCGCGCAATTCACCTTCGCCACCGAACCCACCGATTCCGCCACCGGCTGA
- the ruvX gene encoding Holliday junction resolvase RuvX: MPDAVGRELPRDGTVLAFDYGEKKIGVALGNFITREARALTILPNITVEGRFEAVAALIQAWNPVQLIVGMPVNPEGGEQPSMKLARRFGNQLNGRFGLPVEWVDERYTSRAASMAGARRGELDAEAARIILQQYFDQFPL; encoded by the coding sequence ATGCCTGATGCCGTGGGGCGCGAACTGCCCCGCGACGGCACGGTCCTGGCATTCGACTACGGCGAAAAAAAGATCGGCGTTGCGCTGGGCAACTTCATCACGCGCGAGGCGCGGGCCCTGACCATCCTTCCCAATATCACCGTCGAAGGCCGCTTCGAGGCCGTGGCGGCGCTGATCCAGGCGTGGAACCCGGTGCAGCTGATCGTCGGCATGCCGGTCAACCCCGAAGGCGGCGAGCAGCCGTCGATGAAGCTGGCGCGGCGCTTCGGCAACCAGCTCAACGGCCGCTTCGGCCTGCCGGTGGAATGGGTGGACGAGCGCTATACCTCGCGCGCCGCGTCGATGGCCGGCGCCCGCCGCGGCGAACTCGATGCCGAGGCCGCCCGCATCATCCTGCAACAGTACTTCGACCAATTCCCGCTATGA
- a CDS encoding YqgE/AlgH family protein, giving the protein MAKPEAPINLTNQFLIAMPGMADPTFSGSVVYICEHNERGALGLVINRPIDIDMATLFDKIDLKLEIQPVAHQPVYFGGPVQTERGFVLHDPVGVYVSSLAVPGGLEMTTSKDVLEAVANGSGPHRFLLTLGYSGWGAGQLEEELSRNGWLTVQADPEIIFSVPPDERFAAAIRLLGIDFTMLSGEAGHA; this is encoded by the coding sequence ATGGCGAAGCCCGAAGCACCCATCAATCTGACCAATCAGTTCCTGATTGCCATGCCCGGCATGGCCGATCCGACCTTTTCGGGTTCCGTCGTCTACATCTGCGAACACAACGAGCGTGGCGCGCTCGGGCTGGTGATCAACCGGCCCATCGACATCGACATGGCCACGCTGTTCGACAAGATCGACCTCAAGCTCGAGATCCAGCCCGTGGCGCACCAGCCGGTCTACTTCGGCGGCCCGGTGCAGACCGAGCGCGGTTTCGTGCTGCACGACCCGGTCGGCGTCTATGTCTCGTCGCTGGCCGTGCCCGGCGGGCTGGAGATGACCACCTCCAAGGACGTGCTGGAGGCCGTGGCCAATGGCAGCGGCCCACACCGCTTCCTGCTGACGCTGGGCTATTCCGGCTGGGGCGCCGGCCAGCTCGAGGAAGAACTCAGCCGCAACGGCTGGCTCACGGTCCAGGCCGATCCCGAAATCATCTTCAGCGTGCCGCCCGACGAGCGCTTTGCCGCCGCCATCCGGCTGCTCGGCATCGACTTCACCATGCTGTCCGGCGAGGCCGGGCATGCCTGA
- a CDS encoding pseudouridine synthase — MTLDRILQSQGFGTRRYCGDLIAAGLVEVNGELCEDPRAQFDVDGLRLTVDGEEWLACTKAYLMLNKPAGYECSQRPRHHPSVYNLLPVPLRQREVQAVGRLDHDTTGLLLLTDDGQFIHAQTSPKRKVPKVYEVTTAEPVTPAQAEALRSGVQLLDEPAPIAAEACEITGERSLRLTLVQGKYHQVKRMVAAAGNHVDALHRSAIGSLQLDPALAEGEWRWLTAQELAALTGK; from the coding sequence ATGACTCTCGACCGAATTCTTCAATCCCAGGGCTTTGGCACGCGCCGGTACTGCGGCGACCTGATCGCCGCCGGGCTGGTCGAGGTCAACGGCGAACTGTGCGAAGACCCGCGCGCGCAGTTCGACGTTGACGGCCTGCGCCTGACCGTCGACGGCGAGGAGTGGCTGGCCTGCACCAAGGCCTACCTGATGCTGAACAAGCCCGCCGGCTATGAATGCTCGCAGCGCCCGCGCCATCACCCCAGCGTCTACAACCTGCTGCCGGTGCCGCTGCGCCAGCGCGAGGTGCAGGCGGTGGGGCGGCTCGACCACGACACCACCGGACTGCTGCTGCTGACCGACGACGGCCAGTTCATCCACGCACAGACCTCGCCCAAGCGCAAGGTGCCCAAGGTCTATGAAGTGACCACCGCCGAGCCAGTCACGCCGGCCCAGGCCGAGGCGCTGCGCAGCGGCGTGCAGCTGCTGGACGAACCGGCGCCGATCGCGGCGGAAGCCTGCGAGATCACCGGCGAACGCAGCCTGCGGCTGACACTGGTGCAAGGCAAGTACCATCAGGTCAAGCGCATGGTCGCGGCCGCGGGCAACCACGTCGACGCGCTGCATCGCAGCGCCATCGGTAGCCTGCAGCTGGATCCGGCGCTGGCCGAAGGCGAGTGGCGCTGGCTGACGGCCCAGGAACTGGCCGCGCTGACCGGCAAGTGA
- a CDS encoding cryptochrome/photolyase family protein, translated as MQPAATPATSRPPYRIGKTFARGLAWFRRDLRATDHAALHYALRHCAQVWCVFVFDRDILDPLLARGLRADRRVEFIRESLVELAETLAAAGGGLIVLHDRAQTAIPALARALDAEAVFANHDYEPAANARDEAVRQALSEQSCALFTFKDQAVFERDEILNGQGKPFSVFTPYKNAWLRSVEPFDLRPYPVEPYLPALAPVPAAYRQPVPTLAQLGFGASNLAEIAMPTGASGAKALFEEFSGRMGDYGRRRDYPSLRGPSYLSVHLRFGTISIRTLARTAHAVMLRGGADSAGAAVWLSELIWRDFYFMVLHHHPRVAAGASFQPAYDAIRWQDGDTGERYFRAWRDAATGYPLIDAAMLQIRQSGYMHNRLRMVTASFLVKDLGVDWRRGEQYFADQLNDFDLAANNGGWQWAASTGCDAQPWFRIFNPVTQSQKFDPQGRFIRKYLPQLAALPDKYLHAPWTAPEAVLAEAGVRLGDNYPRPLVQHDVARQQTLRRYEVVKQVVKPEVKGAGAED; from the coding sequence ATGCAGCCAGCAGCCACACCGGCTACTTCCCGGCCACCATACCGGATCGGCAAGACCTTTGCGCGCGGGCTGGCCTGGTTCCGGCGCGACCTGCGCGCCACCGACCACGCGGCGCTGCATTATGCCCTGCGGCACTGCGCGCAGGTGTGGTGCGTGTTCGTATTCGACCGCGACATCCTCGACCCGCTGCTGGCGCGCGGGCTGCGGGCTGACCGGCGGGTCGAATTCATCCGTGAATCGCTGGTGGAACTCGCCGAGACACTGGCCGCGGCCGGCGGCGGCCTGATCGTGCTGCACGACCGCGCGCAGACCGCCATCCCGGCACTGGCGCGCGCCCTGGACGCCGAGGCGGTCTTCGCCAACCACGACTACGAGCCCGCCGCGAACGCCCGCGACGAAGCGGTGCGCCAGGCGCTGTCGGAACAGTCCTGCGCGCTCTTTACCTTCAAGGACCAGGCGGTGTTCGAGCGCGACGAGATCCTGAACGGCCAGGGCAAGCCGTTCTCGGTGTTCACGCCGTACAAGAACGCCTGGCTCCGGAGCGTGGAGCCGTTCGACCTGCGCCCTTATCCCGTCGAACCGTACCTGCCGGCGCTGGCGCCGGTGCCCGCCGCGTACCGCCAGCCGGTGCCGACGCTCGCGCAGCTCGGCTTTGGTGCCAGCAACCTTGCCGAGATCGCGATGCCCACCGGCGCATCGGGTGCCAAGGCCTTGTTCGAGGAATTCAGCGGGCGCATGGGCGACTACGGCCGGCGGCGCGACTACCCTTCCCTGCGCGGCCCCAGCTACCTGTCGGTGCACCTGCGCTTCGGCACCATCTCGATCCGCACGCTGGCGCGCACGGCGCACGCCGTCATGCTGCGCGGCGGCGCCGACAGCGCGGGCGCGGCGGTGTGGCTGTCGGAACTGATCTGGCGCGATTTCTACTTCATGGTCCTGCATCACCATCCGCGCGTCGCCGCCGGCGCGTCGTTCCAGCCAGCCTATGACGCCATCCGCTGGCAGGACGGCGACACCGGCGAGCGCTATTTCCGCGCCTGGCGCGACGCCGCCACGGGGTATCCGCTGATCGACGCGGCGATGCTGCAGATCCGGCAAAGCGGCTATATGCACAACCGCCTGCGCATGGTCACGGCCAGCTTCCTGGTGAAGGACCTGGGCGTCGACTGGCGCCGCGGCGAGCAGTATTTTGCCGACCAGCTCAATGATTTCGACCTGGCCGCCAACAACGGCGGCTGGCAATGGGCCGCGTCCACCGGCTGCGATGCGCAGCCGTGGTTCCGCATCTTCAATCCGGTGACGCAGTCGCAGAAGTTCGATCCGCAGGGCCGCTTTATCCGCAAATATCTGCCGCAACTGGCGGCGTTGCCGGACAAGTACCTGCACGCGCCGTGGACCGCCCCGGAAGCCGTGCTGGCCGAGGCCGGCGTGCGGCTGGGCGACAACTACCCGCGCCCGCTGGTGCAGCACGACGTGGCGCGCCAGCAAACGCTGCGGCGCTATGAAGTGGTGAAGCAGGTGGTGAAGCCGGAGGTGAAGGGCGCCGGCGCGGAGGACTGA
- a CDS encoding heme biosynthesis protein HemY, whose product MRLLFWVAVLFGGAVGLALFTQFNHSNVVLFYPPYRVELSLNLALALLLLIFFVVWTVMSTIRHLAEMPRRAAAYRERSRMSKAQAALRESIENLFAGRFARAERAAREAQSWDDQAQTAALIGARAAHRMQETERRDAWMAQVTDPEREQARLVSMAELLVDARDADGALETIAQLQSQGARQIHVQRIALRAHQHLKNWSEVLRLARSLEKRNALHPVLALRLKQMAVEAMLEERRHDAEALSEFWRSLSADERRATRIAEPAARYFAALGRQNEARRIIEDALKVNWDSRLVLRYADCAVPGHALPQIQQAEKWLAAHPADADLYYTLGVLCLGEKLWGKAQSSFERALKYADPDQQRRLRVRTHLALARLFEETERFEDAQRHYRESAMLAA is encoded by the coding sequence ATGCGCCTTCTGTTCTGGGTTGCGGTCCTGTTCGGCGGCGCCGTCGGGCTGGCCCTGTTCACGCAGTTCAACCACAGCAATGTGGTGCTGTTCTATCCGCCGTACCGGGTCGAGCTGTCGCTGAACCTGGCGCTGGCGCTGCTGCTGCTGATCTTCTTCGTGGTGTGGACGGTGATGTCCACCATCCGCCATCTGGCCGAGATGCCGCGCCGCGCCGCCGCCTATCGCGAGCGCAGCCGCATGAGCAAGGCCCAGGCGGCGCTGCGCGAGTCGATCGAAAACCTGTTCGCCGGCCGTTTCGCCCGCGCCGAGCGCGCCGCGCGCGAAGCCCAGTCATGGGACGACCAGGCCCAGACCGCCGCGCTGATCGGCGCGCGCGCCGCGCACCGCATGCAGGAAACCGAGCGGCGCGACGCCTGGATGGCGCAGGTGACCGACCCCGAGCGCGAGCAGGCCCGGCTGGTGTCGATGGCCGAGCTGCTGGTCGATGCCCGCGATGCCGACGGCGCGCTCGAAACCATCGCCCAGCTGCAGTCGCAGGGCGCGCGCCAGATCCATGTGCAGCGCATCGCGCTGCGCGCGCACCAGCACCTGAAGAACTGGTCCGAGGTGCTGCGCCTGGCGCGCTCGCTGGAGAAGCGCAACGCCCTGCATCCGGTGCTGGCGCTGCGGCTCAAGCAGATGGCCGTCGAAGCCATGCTGGAAGAGCGCCGCCACGATGCCGAGGCGCTGTCCGAATTCTGGCGCTCGCTGTCCGCCGACGAGCGCCGCGCCACCCGCATCGCCGAACCGGCGGCGCGCTACTTCGCCGCGCTGGGGCGGCAGAACGAAGCCCGCCGCATCATCGAAGACGCGCTCAAGGTCAACTGGGACAGCCGCCTGGTGCTGCGCTATGCCGATTGCGCCGTGCCCGGCCATGCGCTGCCGCAGATCCAGCAGGCCGAGAAATGGCTGGCCGCGCATCCCGCCGACGCCGACCTGTACTACACGCTGGGCGTGCTGTGCCTGGGCGAAAAGCTGTGGGGCAAGGCGCAGTCCAGCTTCGAGCGCGCGCTCAAGTATGCCGACCCCGATCAGCAGCGCCGCCTGCGCGTGCGCACGCACCTGGCCCTGGCGCGGCTGTTCGAGGAAACCGAGCGCTTCGAAGACGCGCAGCGCCACTATCGCGAAAGCGCGATGCTGGCCGCCTGA